In Erigeron canadensis isolate Cc75 chromosome 1, C_canadensis_v1, whole genome shotgun sequence, a single window of DNA contains:
- the LOC122592150 gene encoding uncharacterized protein LOC122592150 encodes MRLRLGTVVRHFSSSLSRLRRRNRFKRPASSPDINLGNLFDLEALLGSTDTRSEPPTPEPEMNEFDRSVMEMTKAVAPTPGSAIVLPNLGDSFSVKGHHLKLIQDNQYDGRAKSDPHKHVSKFTGLCKMFKYGGDVTEDNVKLSLFSSSLIGEARVWFDELDEGTITTWNQLREEFVSRFFPSSLARKMLRDIKAFNQDKGEALVDALKRLREMIRNCHENGLPKDEIMEIFFYGLTKTSQKDLDLAGGDNFLYKSTNDAYKMMQDMVQASLARDMDDKDRDRRPRRTVASIKSSSETEVYHELKALSDRLSTFEGRLEVMDKDLKVIAHGCNKCGGLHYTEDCEEEATEQVNFVQNQYRGGGYQRGLFLRNPGNSHFNSSSPRINNGSFQNRWQRSNDQPEKPRVKGEVKEDPIAKLTHMMERYMDMNDKRHDSLASITKTLNEKISNLNQKVGEGSRNQQATIKELERRIDRCIEQNPRKENSPSPRQVTQGDSSLNPSTSQKYQPPIVRSENVNIVFTEDNDSNLVYNDSCEVSSNTGQTEAK; translated from the coding sequence ATGCGTTTGAGATTGGGAACGGTTGTAAGACATTTTTCTTCAAGCCTAAGTAGACTCAGACGTAGGAACAGGTTCAAGAGACCAGCATCATCACCCGACATTAACCTAGGAAACCTTTTCGACTTAGAAGCCCTTTTAGGATCAACCGACACTAGATCAGAACCACCAACACCAGAACCAGAAATGAACGAATTCGATCGATCAGTGATGGAAATGACGAAAGCCGTTGCACCGACACCGGGATCGGCTATTGTCCTACCCAATCTTGGAGACTCGTTTTCGGTCAAAGGACACCACTTGAAGCTAATTCAGGACAACCAATATGACGGCCGAGCCAAATCCGACCCCCATAAGCACGTAAGCAAGTTCACCGGTTTATGCAAAATGTTCAAATATGGAGGAGATGTCACCGAAGACAATGTGAAGCTTAGCTTATTTTCGTCGTCTCTCATCGGAGAGGCACGTGTTTGGTTCGATGAGCTCGATGAAGGTACCATCACTACATGGAATCAACTTCGCGAAGAGTTTGTCTCGCGATTCTTTCCCTCGAGTTTAGCTAGGAAAATGCTTAGAGACATCAAAGCTTTTAATCAAGACAAAGGAGAAGCACTAGTTGATGCATTGAAAAGGCTTAGGGAAATGATTAGGAACTGTCATGAGAATGGGCTACCAAAGGACGAGATCATGGAAATCTTTTTCTATGGTCTAACCAAGACTTCCCAAAAGGACTTAGACCTAGCCGGTGGTGATAACTTTTTGTATAAGTCTACCAATGACGCATACAAAATGATGCAGGATATGGTGCAAGCTAGCTTAGCTCGAGACATGGATGATAAGGATCGAGATAGGAGACCGAGAAGGACCGTGGCTAGCATTAAGAGCAGCTCCGAAACTGAGGTATATCATGAACTTAAAGCTTTATCTGACCGATTATCTACTTTTGAAGGTAGGTTGGAAGTTATGGACAAAGACCTCAAGGTGATTGCACACGGGTGCAACAAATGCGGAGGATTGCACTATACCGAAGATTGTGAAGAGGAGGCTACCGAGCAAGTCAATTTTGTCCAGAATCAATACCGAGGAGGAGGCTACCAACGAGGACTATTCTTACGAAACCCCGGTAATTCTCACTTTAATTCTAGTTCTCCTAGAATTAATAATGGTTCTTTTCAAAATAGGTGGCAAAGGAGCAATGATCAACCGGAGAAGCCAAGGGTGAAAGGTGAAGTCAAGGAGGACCCCATTGCCAAGCTCACTCACATGATGGAAAGGTACATGGACATGAACGACAAGAGGCACGACTCTTTGGCGAGCATCACCAAAACCTTAAATGAGAAGATTAGCAATCTCAATCAAAAGGTTGGTGAAGGATCAAGGAACCAACAAGCCACAATCAAAGAGCTGGAGAGGAGGATTGATAGGTGCATAGAACAGAATCCAAGGAAGGAAAACAGCCCCTCTCCAAGGCAAGTCACTCAAGGCGATTCAAGCTTAAACCCTAGCACGAGTCAAAAGTACCAACCACCGATCGTGAGGAGCGAGAATGTGAACATTGtgttcactgaagataatgactCAAATTTGGTTTATAATGATTCTTGTGAAGTGTCATCGAATACAGGTCAAACGGAAGCAAAATGA